The DNA window CCAAAAGCTAGGTAGAAACAAAGAGCAGGTTTGAACAGCCTAAAGAAAAGGGTAAAGGCCACACACCGGCTGACagccctgttctctctctctctctctctctctctctctctctctctctctctctctcacacacacacacacacacacacacatatccatacacAACCCACTGCCACCAGTTAACATGTAAAAATAGCCTCTATCCCTGGTCTGAGCTAAATCGTTGCTCTCTCTGGACAAGTGCCCATTTATGAGtctggggggggaaggggaggcaagGGGGTGGTACAGGGACTTAACAGTCCAGATCATGGTTTAGGGTGGACATAACaacattgagagagagagagaaagagagttggGCAGCAAGGTATTCTCAGGTGGGAGAGAAAGGGACCCCAAGGGTAGGATTCCCCCAGACAAGGGACCAAAAAGTTCAGACATCTAGGACATGGTTCAGGTAGGAAATATAGCAGATGGCCAGGCGTAAGATTTCAATCTTGGAGAGCTTCTTGTCAGGGGGTAAGGTGGGCAGCAGCTTGCGAAGCTCAGCAAAAGCTAGGTTGAAGGCCTCCACTCGGATCCGTTCCCTAGTGGCATGGGCAGTGCGATACTTGGCGGTGGCCCGCCGCCTCCGCCGCCGTTCCTCACGGCTCAGATGCTGCAGGTCCTTGCGACCAGACTCCCCCATCTCAGGACCCCTGGCCTGGCCTCCCCCAGTACCTCCAGGTCCTGTTCTGTCCGAACCCACACCTCCCCCGCAGTCACTGAAACCTGACTCTGTCTCTGAATGGGTGGGAGGCAGGTCCAGCTCCATGGGGTCTGAGTTAAGCATCATGATGCAGGGTGCCCCCACCCCGGAGGAGCTTTCCAGCTGGATGGTGGTTAGAGGGGAAGGAGCTCGAGGAGGGACCGGGAATGTTAGGTTCTTGGAGCTCTGTGGAACACAGGTACCTCAAAGTTCCATGGCCCAGCACAGCCAAGttcctggaag is part of the Dromiciops gliroides isolate mDroGli1 chromosome 4, mDroGli1.pri, whole genome shotgun sequence genome and encodes:
- the NHLH1 gene encoding helix-loop-helix protein 1 — encoded protein: MMLNSDPMELDLPPTHSETESGFSDCGGGVGSDRTGPGGTGGGQARGPEMGESGRKDLQHLSREERRRRRRATAKYRTAHATRERIRVEAFNLAFAELRKLLPTLPPDKKLSKIEILRLAICYISYLNHVLDV